The following are encoded together in the Vanrija pseudolonga chromosome 7, complete sequence genome:
- the RTP1 gene encoding RNA polymerase II assembly factor RTP1 — MASSTEGIKVLLAAATALLAPSAPLPSAPPALLERLRASSALLPSWRTRTGWTEDDELEQIGDDDDEASPGRKERRDALVQLVGRRCLDVLLALQALLGKEFWPAEFKDGMVDKDFLLGTADLRVMRLMLSHAVASLLLPLTLAYVVGLPRRAPLDPRLPAAVNDLLSLLETPSPPAGGSSARAKHSTAITLALAHSHLAPLVLSAVTLGWTPTVPPPTHAALRSRLVSAISAFPPAQAMAALSAALQTIHAGKRKPPRGWARVWPAYVEGAIGTLLSGQVQRPGGVRAVMENVFGEAGNMLGPEAVEGSKLDQIAGLLSRVPKSVQPEVYIPKLLTTLFDLIAPESASHPIVYTHAASYVVHHLWQTSPLAVEWLRARLHTPWLPQNPQPGVVVSSEQVEAAARSMAQLVLHAPPSPDFTDFVVGPILPPLFALHAQINPAVGAGSIQKAAAPAPGLAADVRLLLSSWGKVVPQDKGVAGVWSVIVGGRGWPPSDDGEELYWSVKGGRAEIDFGHPEAPQVSVSTAMDVDGDDALDSFELSPDPPTLVSLIKGFDRPDVASDVFLKVLDEWRVRASADDQDPLRSLLFLRITLAMMESLGEKLLANPDHVLAFVEGVLGDEVHALREKAAEKKPLIQEVDADADEPLPELTAEGVEKMGMVETAISLLLASLEANEKLNFDSAPILHPISNHLEALAGSQLSGVRQLAREAQLVLLVRRSTTLTAKDGTVSPAVATYRRALTLVSDPILPVRAHGLVLLRDLVLSKDYDTALTPSILDVYMQAIQDKDSYIYLNAVKGVAAMAETLGKEIFKTLVRLYREGGDGVSGDALDKALRIGEALGLVIRRAGKAFAANAGIVVPVLLSTFANAKLPTILRTSALSLLSTCAEVDHLALLPWADELASAAVDLVQIESVASSPFRPEPAAAEPAPTRKVVLIDDEEPEEEAPKETGPRIVDDEPTAQDSKHPALRRAAVVFLGLLVASLIEAAGESDGNESASGEFQMRLPGAAATITPSASRRAPPPSLAEPILERAGTVLRYVAHTDDDEVVRGQASEVVALVERLRVVKLTERISSSTLL, encoded by the exons ATGGCATCGAGCACAGAGGGGATCAAGGTGCTCCTGGCCGCAGCAACGGCGCTActcgcgccgtcggcaccgctgCCCTCGGCCCCTCCAGCGCTGCTggagcggctgcgcgcgtcgtccgccCTCCTGCCTAGCTGGCGCACACGAACAGGCTGGAcagaagacgacgagctcgagcagatcggcgacgacgacgacgaggcgtccCCCGGCCGCAaggagcggcgcgacgccctcgtgcagctcgtcggcaggcgatgcctcgacgtcctccttgCGCTGCAGGCGCTGCTGGGGAAAGAGTTCTGGCCTGCCGAGTTCAAGGACGGCATGGTGGACAAGGACT TCTTGCTCGGGACGGCCGACCTCCGCGTCATGCGGTTGATGCTCTCGCATGCCGTCGCGTCCCTCCTGCTGCCACTGACGCTGGCGTACGTCGTCgggctgccgcgccgcgcgccgctcgacccaCGGTTGCCAGCCGCCGTGAACGACCTTCTCAGCCTGCTCGAgacgccgtcgcctccaGCAGGGGGTAgtagcgcgcgcgcaaagcACTCTACGGCcatcacgctcgcgctggcccactcgcacctcgcgccgctcgtcctcTCGGCGGTGACGCTAGGTTGGACGCCGACAGTcccaccacccacgcacGCGGCGTTGCGCTCCcgcctcgtctcggcgaTTTCAGCGTTCCCCCCGGCGCAGGCGATGGCGGCGCTCAGTGCCGCCTTGCAGACAATCCATGCAGGCAAGCGCAAGCCGCCTCGCGGATGGGCGCGCGTCTGGCCCGCGTACGTTGAAGGCGCGATCGGCACCCTCCTCTCTGGGCAGGTACAGCGGCCCGGCGGCGTCCGCGCCGTCATGGAGAACGTGttcggcgaggcggggaaCATGCTGGGCCCGGAGGCAGTAGAAGGGTCAAAGCTCGACCAGATTGCCGGGCTACTCTCGCGCGTGCCAAAGTCGGTGCAGCCAGAG GTATACATCCCCAAGCTGCTCACAACGCTGTTCGACCTCATTGCGCCAGAGTCGGCATCACACCCGATCGTGTACACGCACGCGGCATCCTACGTCGTGCACCACTTGTGGCAGACGAGCCCGCTCGCGGTGGAGTGGCTGCGTGCGCGGCTTCACACACCGTGGCTGCCTCAGAACCCACAGCCTGGCGTCGTGGTTTCCTCAGAGCAGGTAGAagcagcggcgaggtcaATGGCGCAGCTCGTACTCCACGCACCGCCATCCCCCGACTTTACAGACTTTGTGGTCGGCCCGATCCTGCCCCCGCTGTTCGCGCTACACGCCCAGATCAACccggccgtcggcgccgggtcGATCCAGAaggctgcggcgccggcgccgggaTTGGCAGCCGACGTCCGCCTCCTGCTCAGCAGCTGGGGCAAGGTCGTGCCGCAGGACAAGGGCGTCGCGGGGGTATGGTCCGTCATTGTTGGCGGCCGCGGGTGGCCGCcgtccgacgacggcgaggagtTGTACTGGAGCGTCAAGGGGGGGCGGGCCGAGATCGACTTTGGGCA CCCGGAGGCGCCTCAAGTCTCCGTCTCGACGGCTATGGATGTTGATGgtgacgacgcgctcgactcATTCGAACTATCCCCCGACCCGCCTACCCTCGTAAGCTTGATCAAGGGCTTCGACCGGCCCGACGTCGCCAGTGACGTCTTCctcaaggtgctcgacgagtggcgcgttcgcgcgagcgccgacgatCAGGATCCACTAAG GTCGCTCCTCTTCCTGCGCATCACCCTCGCAATGATGGAGTCGCTCGGCGAGAAGCTCCTCGCCAACCCAGACCACGTCCTCGCGttcgtcgagggcgtgctcggcgacgaggtgcatGCACTGCGGGAGAAGGCGGCGGAGAAGAAGCCACTCATCCAGgaagtcgacgccgacgctgacgaGCCGCTTCCCGAGCTCACGGCTGAGGGCGTCGAGAAGATGGGCATGGTTGAGACGGCcatctcgctgctgctcgcgtcgCTGGAAGCCAACGAGAAGCTCAACTTTGACTCTGCGCCCATTCTTCACCCGATCAGCAACCACCTGGAAGCGTTGGCCGGGTCACAGCTGTCGGGTGTGCGACAGTTGGCACGCGAAGCGCAGCTGGTGCTACTTGTGCGCCGGTCGACAACGCTCACAGCGAAGGACGGCACCGTGTCCCCCGCGGTGGCGACgtaccgccgcgcgctgacACTCGTGTCTGACCCTATCTTGCCTGTCCGCGCCCACGGCCTGGTGCTACTCCGCGACCTCGTGCTGAGCAAAGACTACGACACGGCCCTCACGCCGTCCATCCTCGACGTGTACATGCAAGCTATCCAGGACAAGGACAGCTACATCTACCTGAACGCGGTCAAGGGCGTGGCTGCCATGGCCGAGACGCTCGGCAAGGAGATCTTCAAGACGCTCGTGAGGCTGTaccgcgagggcggggacggcgtgtcgggcgacgcgctggaCAAGGCGCTGCGGATTGGCGAGGCGCTTGGCCTGGTCATCCGGCGCGCGGGCAAGGCGTTTGCAGCTAATG CTGGGATCGTTGTCCCTGTGCTCCTATCGACGTTTGCCAACGCCAAACTCCCAACGATTCTGCGCACCTCTGCGCTGTCGCTGCTCTCGACGTGTGCGGAGGTGGACCACCTCGCACTGCTTCCctgggccgacgagctggcgagcGCCGCTGTGGACCTGGTACAGATTGagagcgtcgcgtcgtcgcctttCCGccccgagccggcggcagcagagCCTGCGCCAACTCGCAAAGTCGTGCtcattgacgacgaggagcccgaggaggaggcgccgAAGGAGACTGGCCCGCGgatcgtcgacgacgagccgacggCCCAGGACAGCAAGCATCCTGCGCTTCGGCGTGCGGCtgtcgtcttcctcgggCTGCTGGTGGCGTCCCTcatcgaggcggcgggcgaaAGCGACGGGaacgagtcggcgtcgggcgagttCCAGATGCGTCtccccggcgccgcagcgaccATCACGCcttcggcgtcgcgccgtgcgccgccgccctcgctcgccgagccgatcctagagcgcgccggcacggTGCTGCGCTACGTCGCGcacacggacgacgacgaggtggtaCGCGGGCAGGCGTCtgaggtcgtcgcgctcgtcgagcggctgcGGGTGGTCAAGCTGACGGAGAGGATCAGTAGCTCGACGCTGTTGTAG
- the LSM5 gene encoding U6 snRNA-associated Sm-like protein LSm5, with amino-acid sequence MASTILPLELVDRCIGSPIHVVMKNEREFTGTLMGFDDYVNMVLKDVKEYEVTPAGITETDLGQTLLNGNNIAMLIPGGRGPKA; translated from the exons ATGGCATCAACAATCCtccccctcgagctcgtggacCGGTGTATCGGCTCGCCGATCCACGTCGTCATGAAGAACGAGCGCGAGTTCACCGGCACGCTGATGGGCTTTGACGACTATGTCA ACATGGTGctcaaggacgtcaaggAGTA CGAGGTCACGCCCGCCGGCATCACCGAGACAGACCTCGGACAGACGCTCCTCAACGGCAACAACATTGCCATG CTCATCCCAGGCGGACGCGGGCCCAAGGCATAG
- the ERG11 gene encoding Lanosterol 14-alpha demethylase, with protein sequence MASILQAVPEWVHALPLGVKIAAVVVGLPVLVILLNVLSQVVLPKDPSLPPVVFHYIPWFGSAAYYGMDPYKFMFECRDKYGDVFTFILLGRRMTVALGPKGNNLSLGGKSTHVSAEDAYTHLTTPVFGKGVVYDCPNDMLMQQKKFIKHGLTTEALQSYAELMVKEARAFFANNLKVTKASGPVKIDALHTMADLVVLSASRTLQGKEVRDSMSTHFAKLLEDLDKGFTPLNFMFPNLPLPSYRRRDRAQKEMSDFYLSIMEKRRTGEHDHEHDMISALQGSVYRNGVPLTDRDIAHMMIAILMAGQHTSSATSSWFLLHLAHNPELADKLYAEQVEHFGNPDGTFRDMTFEETKTLPLMDACIRETLRLHAPIHSIYRLVKQDIAVPPSLSAPSESQTYVIPKGHFIVAAPGVSQMDPKIWDNSTEWNPARWFEDGGVAKTANEQYQAGEKVDYGFGVVSKGTESPYQPFGAGRHRCVGEQFAYLQLTVLVAEIIRTYKLKLVADEFPKTNYQTMIVLPLDPYITIERR encoded by the exons ATGGCATCAATCCTCCAGGCGGTGCCCGAGTGGGTGCACGCGCtgcccctcggcgtcaagattgcggccgtcgtcgtcgggctgcccgtgctcgtcatcctcctcaacGTGCTCTCGCAGGTG GTGCTCCCCAAGGACCCGTCCCTCCCCCCCGTCGTCTTCCACTACATCCCGTGgttcggctcggcggcctaCTACGGCATGGACCCGTACAAGTTCATGTTCGAGTGCCGCGACAAGTACGGAGACGTGTTTACGTTCATTTTGCTCGGCCGTCGCATGACGGTCGCGCTGGGACCAAAGGGCAACAACCTGTCGCTTGGCGGCAAGAGCACGCATGtgtcggccgaggacgcgtaCACGCACCTCACGACCCCCGTGTTTGGCAAGGGTGTCGTGTACGACTGCCCCAACGACATGCTCATGCAGCAGAAGAAGTTT ATCAAGCACGGCCTCACCACCGAAGCCCTCCAGTCGTACGCCGAGCTCATGGTCAAGGAGGCCCGTGCCTTCTTTGCCAACAACCTCAAGGTGACCAAGGCCAGCGGCCCCGTCAAGATTGACGCGCTCCACACCAtggccgacctcgtcgtgtTGTCTGCCTCGCGCACGCTGCAGGGcaaggaggtgcgcgacTCGATGTCGACGCACTTTGCAaagctcctcgaggacctcgacaaGGGCTTCACCCCGCTCAACTTCATGTTCCCCAACCTGCCCCTGCCGTcgtaccgccgccgcgaccgcgcccAGAAGGAAATGTCCGACTTTTACCTTTCCATCATGGAGAAGCGCCGcaccggcgagcacgaccacgAGCACGACATGATCTCGGCCCTCCAGGGAAGCGTGTACCGCAACGGCGTCCCCCTCACCGACCGCGACATTGCCCACATGATGATTGCCATCCTCATGGCCGGCCAgcacacgtcgtcggcgacttCCTCGTGgttcctcctccacctcgcccacaaccccgagctcgccgacaagctctacgccgagcaggtcgagcactTTGGCAATCCCGACGGCACGTTCCGCGACATGACGTTTGAGGAGACCAAGACGCTGCCCCTCATGGACGCGTGCATCCGCGAGACGCTCCGCCTCCACGCCCCCATCCACTCGATCTACCGCCTCGTCAAGCAGGACATTGCCGTGCccccctcgctctcggcccCGTCCGAGTCCCAGACGTACGTCATCCCCAAGGGCCACTTtatcgtcgccgcccccggtGTCTCGCAGATGGACCCCAAGATCTGGGACAACTCGACCGAGTGGAACCCCGCCCGCTGGTTCGAGGACGGCGGTGTCGCCAAGACCGCCAACGAGCAGTACCAGGCCGGCGAGAAGGTCGACTATGGCTTTGGCGTCGTGTCAAAGGGTACAGAGTCTCCCTACCAGCCCTTTGGCGCCGGTCGCCACCGCTGCGTCGGAGAGCAGTTTGCCTACCTTCAGctcaccgtcctcgtcgccgagatTATCCGCACCTACAAGCTCAAgcttgtcgccgacgagTTCCCCAAGACAAACTACCAGACAATGATTGTCCTCCCCCTCGACCCCTACATTACCATCGAGCGCCGCTAA
- the SPAC25B8.19c_2 gene encoding Zinc finger protein — MKTATLPTILPLNAMAQSPSLKLEPPLVSPTHIPKSAQNLASPRQVLPPSPASNNTDHGAPPGARPPMIRRGSRFDPMGHTAEDEEDAYGDLGTRHPLRKIREDVLPERNPNESVSLPGIKALLNATDQPPLASPFAQSFFTSPSVNSSASATSPLGSPTSRTSRFSSFASSVAEGTQGWWAPEERSHSFSGYPQPPSRSGSFSARMVDDDGPDVKRRRSDLAPTLPDADEIARLKWQAQSRNASFPVTGSISTGSSGLRSMLYPPPAMSGNHSRGSMSGPLSSPLSPPIESPFQQHHNQSRQGSLTGPLARSFADLSASERSPSHGIPRTTSPTPIERRPSLYSRSSLSNESVPQVPSRRTSLATLPSATSASADPPQRGALTRPPSPEPSARPPRRSSLAELIMAKSGDDIAIAKGGRFFTPPVTSTTAPERTPEQLQPQPQQQQLSAPTNPSWLTRRESTDSVRSASSLPGHVFAGEPDHGGPSVPRRRSAVVPSVSKMGPDSRRSFAMEEDELADPKSDPGMRGMEVLAESARRVADAERKDSNDDRDASPSKPNSGGPSSGPKYPCQYCAKTFSRPSSLRIHTYSHTGERPFVCKEPSCRRRFSVQSNLKRHAKVHQLQAQQAQAAVQMGGMRGGPGGPHQMHPGPHPGAAPQQAPPPQHVYGYPPHQQIHPSHMGHPAHGPPGPYGPPHSFGPGGHPPPPGFEMGRPGPQGQHFAPVPHRGGAPLGHEQARAAHYHETQRRRSHDEHAGPGRSGHAQRGPGGGGEGGWGSEEEDEDELDDDED, encoded by the exons aTGAAGACTGCGACACTGCCGACTATTCTACCTTTAAACGCTATGGCTCAGTCTCCGTCATTGAAGCTGGAGCCTCCCCTTGTCTCACCAACCCACATCCCCAAGTCGGCACAGAACCTTGCGTCCCCTCGCCAGGTCCtgcccccctcccctgcTTCAAACAACACCGACCACGGCGCACCTCCCGGCGCCCGCCCACCAATGATCCGTCGTGGATCCCGCTTTGACCCCATGGGACATAccgcagaggacgaggaggatgcctATGGAGACCTTGGCACTCGGCATCCTCTGCGCAAAATCCGCGAGGATGTTCTGCCCGAACGCAACCCCAACGAGAGCGTGAGCCTTCCAGGCATCAAAGCGCTCCTCAACGCTACCGACCAGCCCCCACTGGCATCGCCCTTTGCCCAGTCCTTCTTCACATCGCCGAGCGTCAACTCGAGTGCATCGGCAACTTCCCCCCTCGGCTCGCCTACGTCTAGAACCTCGAGGTTCTCATCGTTTGCTTCATCTGTCGCCGAGGGAACCCAGGGCTGGTGGGCTCCAGAGGAACGGTCTCATTCCTTTTCCGGCTACCCtcagccgccgtcgcgctcgggcTCCTTCAGTGCCCGTatggtcgacgacgacgggcctGACGTCAAGCGTCGCAGATCCGACCTTGCACCCACGCttcccgacgccgacgagattgCCCGTCTAAAATGGCAAGCCCAGAGCAGAAACGCCTCGTTTCCTGTTACGGGCTCCATATCGACTGGCTCCAGTGGACTTCGCTCAATGCTCTACCCTCCCCCCGCAATGTCTGGTAACCACTCGCGCGGCTCCATGTCTGGTCCTTTGTCGTCGCCCCTGTCACCGCCCATTGAGTCGCCGTTTCAGCAACATCACAACCAGTCTCGCCAAGGCTCACTAACTGGCCCACTAGCGCGCTCGTTCGCCGACCTCAGCGCATCAGAGCGCAGCCCCTCGCATGGCATTCCTCGAacaacgtcgccgacgccaatTGAAAGGCGCCCTTCCCTGTACTCTCGGAGTTCACTATCCAACGAGTCTGTACCCCAGGTACCCTCTCGCCGGACGTCTTTGGCAACACTACCCTCagccacctcggcgagcgcagaCCCGCCCCAGCGCGGCGCTCTGACTCGTCCGCCGTCTCCAGAGCCATCGgcacggcctcctcgtcgatctTCTCTGGCAGAACTCATCATGGCCaagagcggcgacgacattGCCATTGCCAAGGGCGGTCGCTTCTTCACACCGCCAGTcacctcgaccacggccCCCGAACGCACTCCTGAACAGCTTCAGCCCCAGccgcagcaacaacagctGTCCGCGCCGACCAACCCTTCTTGGCTCACACGTCGCGAGTCGACAGATTCAGttcgctcggcgtcctcgctcCCCGGCCACGTCTTTGCTGGAGAACCCGACCACGGTGGGCCAAGtgtacctcgtcgacgcaGTGCAGTTGTACCCAGCGTTTCCAAAATGGGACCCGACTCTAGGCGCTCGTTTGCCATGGAAGAAGACGAGCTAGCCGACCCCAAGAGCGACCCGGGCATGCGTGGAATGGAAGTTCTGGCGGAATCTGCGCGTCGCGTGGCCGATGCCGAGCGAAAGGACAGCAACGACGATCGCGACGCTAGCCCCTCCAAGCCAAACAGTGGCGGTCCCAGCTCTGGCCCCAAGTACCCCTGCCAATACTGTGCAAAGACATTCTCACGTCCGAGCTCTTTGAGAATTCACACGTATAGCC ATACCGGTGAAAGGCCATTTGTGTGCAAGGAGCCGTCATGTCGTCGGCGATTCTCGGTCCAATCCAACCTCAAGCGTCATGCCAAGGTGCATCAACTACAAGCACAGCAGGCACAAGCAGCAGTTCAGATGGGAGGAATGCGCGGCGGACCGGGCGGCCCACACCAAATGCATCCGGGTCCGCACCCTGGAGCGGCCCCTCAGCAAGCTCCTCCGCCTCAGCATGTTTATGGATATCCGCCACACCAACAGATTCACCCGTCGCACATGGGACATCCCGCTCATGGGCCGCCTGGTCCCTACGGACCGCCTCACAGCTTTGGGCCTGGTGgtcacccccctccccctggGTTCGAAATGGGACGCCCCGGGCCGCAAGGGCAGCACTTTGCACCGGTTCCACACCGTGGCGGGGCTCCGCTAGGCCATGAGCAGGCGCGTGCTGCCCACTACCACGAGACgcaacggcggcgctcgcacGACGAGCATGCCGGACCGGGCCGATCCGGCCACGCCCAGCGTGGTccgggcggtggcggcgaagGTGGCTggggcagcgaggaggaggacgaggatgagctcgacgatgatgaggacTAG
- the cchl gene encoding putative cytochrome c-type heme lyase: protein MSPARSSLGGGASGGGTGSTRSSATPPRGPDQFELLYNSAVQSFVRRDHAKTQAALTKLVNLARQLPRDPTPWYELEQRASKPGSADTGLSGEEWLTKTLKLAISANASLYSDAPRSFASMQHLLPPAQPAAMLEYIRQLCNSTYGADLLPPQILSTFLLASLKLQPSEPSLAFAHALAEDWLAKLPDAFVLAIARDNRGPNRKRIEAAREGYLKVIELFVGEVLGREGEWEMARGLLEGEMVMGSKKKEALYRHLRTLQANRSAPPSPASSGILPSPSESSVSTMTSPTPKGKGRSRANSNATSSSEATARPANIGALGDLTARSSRAVKGKARASRDESDADSTVQPPESEATAVPNKIYVRPPAGGSGSHRPRSTNVVLSMLPVSLQHRLQDLWNSGWFTGTILPIPALIILLIVYRRRRAGRAGGTNVATVRERLQRARVQGLWPWFVWWLKWWAEKVAGVWKLGTTITYMYALSQHRVVSSIPRGAGSTYSHNTDSPALPADGEAASGNWVYPSEQQFFNAMARKNHAPKVADMRTVVPIHNAVNEKAWEEILVWEAGQGGDACPGGPRLSSFVGRPKDLSPKAWAKTLVGYTAPFDRHDWYVDRCGKQIRYVIDFYAGKPDPKQPQRMAFYLDVRPALDDWDSIRTRLSGLWR, encoded by the exons ATGTCTCCAGCGCGCTCTAGCCTAGGTGGTGGtgcaagcggcggcggcaccggcagcactcgctcctcggccacgcCTCCACGCGGACCGGACCAGTTCGAGCTGCTCTACAACTCGGCAGTGCAGTCGTTTGTACGCCGAGACCACGCAAAGACACAGGCGGCTCTCACAAAgctcgtcaacctcgcccgCCAGCTCCCGCGCGACCCGACACCATGgtacgagctcgagcagcgcgcatCCAAGCCCGGATCGGCCGACACTGGCTTGTCCGGCGAAGAGTGGTTGACAAAGACGCTCAAGCTGGCTATTAGCGCCAACGCGTCACTCTACTCtgacgcgccgaggtcgtttGCGTCCATGCAGCATCTCCTGCCCCCCGCTCAGCCGGCCGCAATGCTCGAGTACATCCGCCAGCTGTGCAACTCGAcgtacggcgccgacctgctgCCCCCACAAATCCTGTCGACGTTCCTGCTGGCATCGCTCAAGCTCCAGCCATCCGAGCCGTCGCTGGCGTTTGcacacgccctcgccgaggactggctcgccaagctccccGACGCGTTCGTGCTCGCCATTGCGCGCGACAACCGCGGCCCGAACCGCAAGCGCATCGAGGCGGCTCGTGAAGGATACCTCAAGGTCATTGAGCTTttcgtcggcgaggtgctTGGCCGtgagggcgagtgggagaTGGCCAGAggcctgctcgagggcgagatggtCATGGGctcgaagaagaaggag GCTCTGTACAGGCACCTCCGTACGTTGCAGGCCAACCGGTCGgctccgccgtcgccagcgagctcgggtatcctcccctcgccgtccgagtcgagcgtgtcgaccatgacgtcgccgacgccaaagGGCAAGGGGAGGTCGCGTGCCAACTCGAAcgcaacgtcgtcgagcgaggcgacaGCGCGTCCGGCCAATATTGGCGCGCTGGGTGACCTGACCGCCCGCTCGTCCCGCGcggtcaagggcaaggcgcgcgcgtcgcgtgacgagtcggacgccgactcgaccgTCCAGCCGcccgagagcgaggcgacggccGTCCCAAACAAGATCTACGTGCGCCCacccgccggcggctcgggctcgcacCGGCCGCGCAGCACCAACGTCGTGCTGTCGATGCTCCCGGTGTCGCTCCAGCACCGGCTCCAGGACCTGTGGAACTCGGGCTGGTTCACCGGCACCATACTCCCCATACCGGCGCTGATCATCCTGCTGATCGTCTACCGCCGCCGGAGAGcgggccgcgccggcggcaccaacgtcgcgacggtgcgcgagcgcctgcagCGCGCACGCGTTCAGGGCCTCTGGCCTTGGTTTGTGTGGTGGCTCAAGTGGTGGGCTGAGAAGGTTGCCGGCGTGTGGAAGCTGGGCACGACGATCACCTACATGTA CGCGCTCTCACAGCACCGCGTCGTCTCGTCCATCCcccgcggcgcaggcagcaCCTACAGCCACAACACGGACTCGCCCGCGCTcccggccgacggcgaggcggcgtccGGAAACTGGGTGTACCCCTCCGAGCAGCAGTTCTTCAACGCCATGGCGCGCAAGAACCACGCGCCCAAGGTCGCCGACATGCGCACCGTCGTGCCCATCCACAACGCCGTCAACGAGAAGGCGTGGGAGGAGATCCTCGTCTGGGAGGCAGGCCAGGGAGGCGACGCGTGTCCCGGCGGTCCGAGGCTCAGCTCGTTTGTCGGCCGCCCGAAGGATCTGTCGCCCAAGGCTTGGGCCAAGACTCTGGTCGG CTACACGGCCCCCTTCGACCGCCACGACTGGTACGTCGACCGCTGCGGCAAGCAGATCCGCTACGTGATCGACTTTTACGCCGGCAAGCCCGACCCCAAGCAGCCGCAGCGCATGGCCTTCTATCTCGACGTCAGGCCGGCCTTGGACGACTGGGACAGTATCCGGACGCGCCTGAGTGGGCTGTGGCGATAG